The Musa acuminata AAA Group cultivar baxijiao chromosome BXJ2-2, Cavendish_Baxijiao_AAA, whole genome shotgun sequence genome has a segment encoding these proteins:
- the LOC135605144 gene encoding large ribosomal subunit protein uL6-like yields the protein MKTILSSQTMDIPEGVTVKVNAKIVEVEGPRGKLTRDFKHLNLDFDLIESGKKLKVDAWFGSRKTTAAIRTAISHVQNLIAGVTKGYRYKMRLVYAHFPINASIPNNNTSIEIRNFLGEKKVRKVGMLDGVRIIRSEKVKDELVLEGNDIELVSRSAALINQKCHVKNKDIRKFLDGIYVSEKGTVTEE from the exons ATGAAGACGATCCTTTCCTCGCAGACCATGGACATCCCCGAGGGAGTCACGGTGAAGGTGAACGCGAAGATCGTGGAGGTGGAGGGTCCGCGCGGCAAGCTCACCCGTGACTTCAAGCACCTCAACCTCGATTTCGATCTCATCGAGAGCGGGAAGAAGCTGAAGGTGGATGCATGGTTCGGGTCGCGGAAGACCACAGCTGCCATACGCACTGCCATCAGCCACGTCCAGAACCTCATCGCCGGGGTCACCAAAGGGTACCGTTACAAGATGCGCCTCGTCTACGCCCACTTCCCAATCAACGCGTCCATCCCCAACAACAACACCTCCATCGAGATCAGGAACTTTCTTGGGGAGAAAAAG GTGCGAAAAGTTGGTATGCTTGATGGTGTGAGAATTATTCGGTCTGAGAAAGTGAAGGATGAGCTTGTACTCGAAGGGAACGATATTGAACTTGTTTCGCGCTCTGCTGCCTTGATCAACCAG AAGTGTCATGTGAAGAACAAGGATATAAGAAAGTTCTTGGATGGTATCTATGTCAGTGAGAAGGGAACAGTCACCGAAGAATGA